The genomic region TTTTCCAGCATTTCTCGCTGTTTGAAACCATGACGGTGCTTGAGAACATTGCGCTGGCGATGAATGACGTGCGCGATATGGATGCACTGCGCAAGCAGGTGCTTGAGGTCGAAAAGACATATGGCCTGCCGCTGGATCCTGATCGCCATGTTTATACGCTTTCGGTTGGGGAACGTCAGCGCATCGAGATTGTGCGGTGTTTGCTTCAGAACCCGAAGCTTCTGATTTTGGACGAGCCCACCTCGGTCTTAACACCGCAGGAAGTTGAAAAGCTGTTTGAAACCCTGCGCCGTTTGGCCGATGAAGGCTGCGCAATCCTTTATATCAGCCACAAACTGCATGAAGTGAAGGCGCTTTGCCAAAAGGCGACCGTGCTGCGTGGTGGCAAGGTTGTCGGCGGCTGTGACCCGCGCGAAGAAACCGCAAAATCGATGGCCGAAATGATGATCGGCCAGAAACTGACCGCACCGGATCGTGGTAAATCCCGCGAATTTGGCGATGTGCGGCTTGCGGTTTCCAATCTGTCGCTTGAAAGCGATGAACAGTTCGGTACCGACCTTAAGGGGATTAATCTTGAGGTGCGCGGTGGCGAAATCATGGGCGTTGCCGGGGTTGCCGGGAACGGCCAGAACGAACTGTTCCGTGCCCTTGCCGGTGAAACCGAACAGCAAGCGGCACCCGATAGCATCAAGATCGATGGCAAGTCGGTTGCGCATTTCGGCCCGCGCCGCCGCCGTCGACTGGGCGCGACGTTCGTTCCCGAAGAACGCAACGGCCATGGTGCTGTACCGGACATGAGCCTTTCGGAAAACGGGTTTTTGACGGCATTCCGGCGCATGGCGCTTTCGGCCCGTGGCTTGATCCGCGAAGTCCCGACCAAGTCATTTGCCGATAACATCATCAAGACTTTTGATGTGCGTACCACCGGTTCTGGGGCCGAGGCCGGATCACTTTCGGGCGGCAACCTTCAGAAATTTATCGTCGGGCGCGAGATTTTGCAGGACCCGGGTGTTCTGGTGATTTCCCAGCCGACCTGGGGGGTGGATGCCGGGGCGGCCAGTGCCATTCATCAGGCATTGCTCGATTTGGCAGCCAAGGGCACGGCGGTTTTGGTAATTTCGCAGGATCTGGACGAGATTTATGCCATTTGTGACTCGGTGGTGGTGATGGCGGAGGGCAAAATGTCCAAACCGCGTCCGATGGCCGATGTCAGCATCGAGGAAATTGGTCTGTTGATGGGGGGCCTTCATGATCTTGAAGGCAACGCGACCCCGGCGAACGACATGGAAGTTGAAGGAGGTCGCGTTGGTCAGGCTTGAACCCCGTCGCCAGCATTCCCAGGCGATGGTTTATCTGTCGCCGGTTCTGGCAATCCTTATGACGCTTGTCGTCGGCGGGATCATCTTTGCCTTTATGGGCAAGAACCCGTTTGACGCGCTTTATACGTTCTTCATTCTGCCGATCAATAACAGCTATGGTATTTCCGAGCTGTTTGTGAAGGCGACCCCGCTTGTCATCATTGCGGTCGGTCTTGCCATGGGATTCCGGGCCAATGTCTGGAACATCGGGGCCGAAGGCCAATTGACCATGGGGGCGATTTTCGGCGGTGGTCTGGCGCTTTATTTCCATGACAGCGAAAGCGTGCTTTTGATGCCGGCCATGTTTGTCCTGGGCGCGCTGGGCGGTGCGTTTTGGGGCGCGATCCCGGCACTGTTGCGCACGCGCTTTAACGCCAATGAAATTCTGACCAGCCTGATGCTGACTTATGTCGCAACGCTGTTCTTAAGCTTCCTTGTCCATGGTCCGTGGCGTAACCCGGAAGGGTTCAACTTCCCGGAATCTCGGCCGTTCCCGGATGCCGGTTTGCTTCCGATCATCTTTGAAGGATCGCGTGTACATCTTGGTACGGCCGTTGCCGTGTTTGTCGTGATTGCCGGTTGGTTGTTGCTGTCAAAATCGGTGATCGGGTTCCAGTTGCGCGTTGTCGGCAAGGCGCCGCAGGCCGCCCGCCATGTCGGGTTCCGTCAGAAACGCATGGTCTGGTTTACCCTTCTTCTGGGTGGTGCGCTGGCCGGTCTGGCCGGTTTGTTTGAGGTGTCAGGCCCCATCGGGCAGCTTCAGCCATCGATCTCGCCGGGTTATGGCTTTACCGCGATTATCGTGGCGTTCCTTGGCCGGTTGCATCCGGTGGGCATTTTGTTTGGCGGTTTGATCATGGCGCTGACCTATTTGGGGGGCGAACTGGCACAGATTACACTCGGCCTGCCCAATGCTGTGACCGGTCTTTTTCAGGGGATCTTGCTGTTCTTCCTGCTGGCCAGTGATGTTTTGACCAAATACCGCATTCGTTTCGGCTCCATCGCGGCAAAAGGGAGAACCGCATAATGGAATGGATTGTTCCCTTTATCCTGACCGTGATCACCGCCTCGACCCCGCTTTTGCTGGCGGCATCGGGTGAGCTGATTACCGAGAAATCCGGTGTGCTTAACCTTGGTGTTGAAGGCATGATGCTGGTCGGCGCGATTGCCGGTTTTGCGGTGACGGCATCAAGCGGATCGGCCTCTCTTGGCATTCTGGCTGCTGTTGTGGCGGGCACATTGATGTCGCTGATCTTTGCATTTTTGACTCTGACGCTGATGGCCAATCAGGTGGCGACGGGGCTTGCGCTTACGATCTTCGGGGTTGGTTTTTCAGCCCTTGTCGGATCGGGCTTTGTTGGCTTTGCGATTGATCCGCTGCCTGCCCTTTCGATCCCGGGCATCAGTGCCATTCCGATCATCGGCCCGATCCTGTTTGGGCAGGACTTTCTGGTTTATCTGTCAATCGCGGTTGTGATTGGCATCGCGTGGTTCCTGTCCAAATCGCGTGCGGGCCTCATTCTTAAGGCGGTTGGGGATTCCCATCATTCGGCGCACGCGATTGGCTATTCGGTGATCAAGATCCGCTATCTGGCCACCATGTTTGGCGGGGCGATGGCGGGCCTTGGTGGCGCGTATCTGTCGCTTTCATATACGCCGATGTGGGCGGAAAACATGACGGCTGGGCGTGGCTGGATCGCGCTGGCGCTGGTGGTGTTTGCCACATGGCGTCCGGGGCGTCTGGTTGCCGGGGCCTATATGTTTGGCCTGATTTCGGTGATGCAGTTGCATGCGCAGGGGGCTGGCATTCATGTGCCCAGCCAGTTCATGTCGATGTTGCCGTATCTGGCGACTGTGATCGTGCTGGTGATTATTTCCAGCGACCGCGCGAAAATCAGACTGAATGCGCCGGCC from Thalassospira indica harbors:
- a CDS encoding ABC transporter permease yields the protein MVRLEPRRQHSQAMVYLSPVLAILMTLVVGGIIFAFMGKNPFDALYTFFILPINNSYGISELFVKATPLVIIAVGLAMGFRANVWNIGAEGQLTMGAIFGGGLALYFHDSESVLLMPAMFVLGALGGAFWGAIPALLRTRFNANEILTSLMLTYVATLFLSFLVHGPWRNPEGFNFPESRPFPDAGLLPIIFEGSRVHLGTAVAVFVVIAGWLLLSKSVIGFQLRVVGKAPQAARHVGFRQKRMVWFTLLLGGALAGLAGLFEVSGPIGQLQPSISPGYGFTAIIVAFLGRLHPVGILFGGLIMALTYLGGELAQITLGLPNAVTGLFQGILLFFLLASDVLTKYRIRFGSIAAKGRTA
- a CDS encoding ABC transporter permease; its protein translation is MEWIVPFILTVITASTPLLLAASGELITEKSGVLNLGVEGMMLVGAIAGFAVTASSGSASLGILAAVVAGTLMSLIFAFLTLTLMANQVATGLALTIFGVGFSALVGSGFVGFAIDPLPALSIPGISAIPIIGPILFGQDFLVYLSIAVVIGIAWFLSKSRAGLILKAVGDSHHSAHAIGYSVIKIRYLATMFGGAMAGLGGAYLSLSYTPMWAENMTAGRGWIALALVVFATWRPGRLVAGAYMFGLISVMQLHAQGAGIHVPSQFMSMLPYLATVIVLVIISSDRAKIRLNAPACIGQAFRAAQ
- a CDS encoding ABC transporter ATP-binding protein, with product MTGETGTEAMKGAGPAQLEVRGVTKAFPGCLANDDISFRIEPGEIHALLGENGAGKSTLVKIIYGVLQADEGELIWEGKPVTIASPHDAREMGIGLVFQHFSLFETMTVLENIALAMNDVRDMDALRKQVLEVEKTYGLPLDPDRHVYTLSVGERQRIEIVRCLLQNPKLLILDEPTSVLTPQEVEKLFETLRRLADEGCAILYISHKLHEVKALCQKATVLRGGKVVGGCDPREETAKSMAEMMIGQKLTAPDRGKSREFGDVRLAVSNLSLESDEQFGTDLKGINLEVRGGEIMGVAGVAGNGQNELFRALAGETEQQAAPDSIKIDGKSVAHFGPRRRRRLGATFVPEERNGHGAVPDMSLSENGFLTAFRRMALSARGLIREVPTKSFADNIIKTFDVRTTGSGAEAGSLSGGNLQKFIVGREILQDPGVLVISQPTWGVDAGAASAIHQALLDLAAKGTAVLVISQDLDEIYAICDSVVVMAEGKMSKPRPMADVSIEEIGLLMGGLHDLEGNATPANDMEVEGGRVGQA